One Bacteroidota bacterium genomic window, AGATGCTGGGGAAGCAATTATTTGGTTTAATGGAGATGAACCAAAAATACCACAATTATTTAGTGAGATTTCCTCTGCAGAGATGACTCAATTGTTTGGTAAAAATAAAATTGTTGTAATTGACGAAGCACAACAAATTGATAATATTGGAACAGTATTAAAATTAATTGTAGATAATATTCCTGAAGTTCAGTTAATTGCAACAGGCTCATCATCATTTGACCTTACTAATAAGCTCAGTGAACCTCTGACAGGGCGAAAATTTGAATATTTACTTTATCCCATTTCATACAATGAACTTGTAAATGAACATGGTAAATTAAAAGAAAAGCAAGAGTTAAATTTGCGTCTTATTTATGGCTCATATCCTGAAATAATAACAGAATTTACTGATGCTTCCGAAACATTAGCTTGGCTTTCTGATAGTTATTTATACAAAGATTTACTTAAATTAGAATTTATTAAAAAACCTTCATTATTAGTAAAGTTACTGCAAGCCTTGGCATGGCAATTAGGAAGTGAAGTTTCGTATAATGAAGTGGCGAGAACAATAGGTTCTGAC contains:
- a CDS encoding ATP-binding protein; protein product: MIKRELTEIIKQKFFKNKAIIITGPRQVGKTTLVKALVEDAGEAIIWFNGDEPKIPQLFSEISSAEMTQLFGKNKIVVIDEAQQIDNIGTVLKLIVDNIPEVQLIATGSSSFDLTNKLSEPLTGRKFEYLLYPISYNELVNEHGKLKEKQELNLRLIYGSYPEIITEFTDASETLAWLSDSYLYKDLLKLEFIKKPSLLVKLLQALAWQLGSEVSYNEVARTIGSDPKTVEKYIDLLEKTFVVFRLPAFSRNIRTELKKSRKIYFYDNGIRNAIIGNFNRIEMRNDVGALWENYLISERIKVLEYKRIRANIFFWRTTQQQEVDYVEERDGLLNAYEFKYNPKKRSSLSKTFQSAYPEHIFKVINSKNYSEFLI